Sequence from the Paramagnetospirillum magnetotacticum MS-1 genome:
CGACGAAGACGTGCTGCCCGGATTGTAGATGGTGTCACCCGACGGCAGGTTGGCGCCCATCTTGATCTGAGTGGTCTGGTCGGCGGTGCCGCCGATGGTCTTCAGATTGAGGGACTTGGTTTCCTGCGGGTTGATGATGTTCTGGTTGACGTAGTGGAAGGTGCCGTCCGACTGCTTGTAGGCCTTCATATAGGTGTTGCCGTCGATGGTCAGTTCGGTCGGCTTGGCCAGCGTGTTGTTGTTGGTCGGCTGCAGCGGCCAGCCCTGGACGTAGAAGCCCGACACGTTCTGAAGATAGCCTTCCTTGTCCACCTTGAACGATCCGGCGCGGGTATAGGCGAACATGCCATTGCCCGACGTGGCCGGATCGGGGTCGGTGTTGACCACGAACATGCCCTGGCCCGACAGAGCCAGATCGGTGGATTCGGTGGTGGCCTGCAACAGGCCCTGGCTGTCGATGGCCGCCCTGGGCTTGGACTGGACGCCGCCCGGCGAATAGCTGGTCAGGGAGACCTGCTTGGTCACCAGGGTCTGGAAGTTGACCTTGGCCCCCTTGTAGCCGGTGGTGTTCACGTTGGTGATGTTGTCCGAGATGGCCCCCATGGCGCTGGACTGAGAGGCCAGACCGGAGACACCCGAGAACAATGCGCCGTACAAGCTCATGATATCCTCCTGATCCTAAATTCTACTTGGTGGTCGAGCTGGTGCCCGACGACCCTGTGTTGCTGGAATTGCCCTGCAGCGCCTGAAGCTGGGCCAACGCGGCCTGGTATTGGGCGTTGGCGGCTGCCAACTGGGCATTGTTGATACTGGAAGAGTTGTCCTTGACGCTGACCACCTTATCCATGGTCAGCGTGATGTCGTTGCCCTTGGTCCCGGCTCCCATCACCAGGGTGGTGCCGTTGGTGGCGTCGTTGGTCACCTTGGTCACCTTGCCGAAGCTGGTGCTGGTGGTGGTGATGGCCGTGCCGTCGGCGGCGGTGGCGACCACCTGGAAGGAATAGCGGCCATCGCTCAACTGGGTGCCGGACGAGTCCTTGCCGTCCCAACTGAGGCTGTGGGCGCCCGTAGCGGTTTCGCCGGTGATGGAATTGACCTGCTTGCC
This genomic interval carries:
- a CDS encoding flagellar hook assembly protein FlgD, which gives rise to MTTVGTTSNTNTSSTAATAAATGSAAGKATLGSNFNTFLTMLTTQLKHQDPLSPMDSTQFTNQLVQFSSVEQQINANSNLEKLIKLQQTAQTSQGISYLGQTVEVAGTDLPLQDGAASLTYTLPKEARDVKIVVKDSSGKQVNSITGETATGAHSLSWDGKDSSGTQLSDGRYSFQVVATAADGTAITTTSTSFGKVTKVTNDATNGTTLVMGAGTKGNDITLTMDKVVSVKDNSSSINNAQLAAANAQYQAALAQLQALQGNSSNTGSSGTSSTTK